Proteins encoded in a region of the Mycobacterium branderi genome:
- a CDS encoding acyl-CoA dehydrogenase family protein: MTERVIDRVTDIADQLREQAAEAERIGRLTDDTVKLMKGAGLIRLLQTKQYRGFEAHPREFAETVMATAALDPAAGWIVGVVGVHPYQLAYADPKVPAEIWADDVDTWMASPYAPQGVAKPVDGGYLFNGRWQFSSGTDHCDWIILGAMLGDEKGVPLMPPQMLHMILPRKDYQIVEDSWNVVGLRGTGSKDVIVKDAFVPAYRTMDATKVMDGTAQREAGMTEPLYLMPWSTMFPLGITAAVVGIAEGALAAHLDYQRERVGATGTAIKDDPYVMYAIGEAAADINAARQELLANVDRIYDIVASGKEVSFADRVAGRRTQIRAAWRAVSAVDEIFARSGGNAARMDKPLQRYWRDVHVGHLHAIHVPGTVFHASALSSLGIDPPEGPLRALI; this comes from the coding sequence ATGACCGAGCGGGTAATCGACCGGGTGACCGACATCGCCGACCAGCTGCGCGAGCAGGCCGCGGAAGCGGAGAGGATTGGCCGGCTCACCGACGACACGGTGAAGCTGATGAAGGGGGCCGGCCTGATCCGGCTGCTGCAGACCAAGCAGTACCGAGGGTTTGAGGCCCACCCGCGCGAGTTCGCCGAGACCGTGATGGCTACCGCAGCGCTGGATCCCGCGGCCGGGTGGATCGTCGGCGTGGTGGGCGTGCACCCCTACCAGCTGGCCTACGCGGATCCGAAGGTGCCCGCCGAAATCTGGGCCGACGACGTCGACACCTGGATGGCCTCACCGTACGCACCACAGGGCGTGGCCAAGCCTGTCGACGGTGGCTACCTCTTCAACGGCCGCTGGCAGTTCAGTTCCGGCACCGACCATTGCGACTGGATCATCCTGGGGGCGATGCTCGGCGACGAGAAGGGTGTGCCGTTGATGCCGCCCCAGATGCTGCACATGATCTTGCCTCGCAAGGACTACCAGATCGTCGAGGACTCGTGGAATGTGGTGGGGCTGCGCGGAACCGGGTCCAAGGACGTCATCGTCAAGGACGCGTTCGTCCCGGCCTACCGGACCATGGACGCGACCAAGGTGATGGACGGCACCGCCCAGCGCGAGGCCGGGATGACCGAGCCGCTGTATCTGATGCCGTGGTCGACGATGTTCCCGCTGGGCATCACCGCCGCAGTCGTCGGCATCGCCGAAGGGGCGCTGGCCGCCCACCTGGACTACCAACGCGAGCGTGTCGGCGCGACCGGAACCGCGATCAAGGACGACCCGTATGTCATGTACGCCATCGGCGAGGCCGCGGCAGACATCAACGCCGCGCGCCAGGAGCTGCTGGCCAACGTGGACCGCATCTACGACATCGTCGCGTCCGGCAAGGAGGTGTCGTTCGCGGACCGTGTCGCGGGCCGGCGCACCCAGATCCGCGCGGCATGGCGCGCGGTGTCGGCGGTCGACGAGATCTTCGCCCGCTCGGGCGGCAATGCGGCCCGGATGGACAAGCCCCTGCAGCGGTACTGGCGTGACGTACACGTCGGCCACCTGCACGCCATTCATGTCCCGGGGACGGTCTTCCACGCGTCGGCGCTGAGTTCGCTGGGCATCGATCCGCCCGAGGGTCCGCTGCGGGCTTTGATCTAG
- a CDS encoding flavin-containing monooxygenase produces the protein MTQTVDVVVVGAGFAGLYAVHRFHRDGLSVQAFEAADGVGGVWYWNRYPGARCDVESVDYSYSFDDDLQQDWDWSEKYATQPEILSYLNHVADRFDLRRHIKFNTKVTDMVLDEAALRWNVHTDAGDVVSARFCVLAVGPLSNANIPAIEGLESFAGEVYHTARWPHDGVDFTGKRVGVVGTGSSGIQAIPCIAEQAAQLVVFQRTANYSVPAGNVSLDDATRRAQKAGYAERRRLSMASGGGSPHQPHPKLAVEASEEERREAYQRRWDLGGVLFSKTFADQMVSIEANETARLFWEEKVRAVIDDAKTAELLIPNDHPIGTKRICTDDNYYQTFNRDNVSLVNLRATPIERIDAAGVHTCNAHYELDALVFATGFDAMTGSVDKLNVVGRGGQTLKQAWAAGPVTYLGLAVPGFPNLFNMTGPGSPSVLANMALHSELHVNWVADAIGYLATHDAVGLEARRDAAAEWGSECTRRAAETLMPQANSWYMGANIPGKPRVFMPFVGGFGVYGQIIADVAAAGYKGFEIIE, from the coding sequence ATGACCCAGACTGTCGACGTGGTGGTGGTCGGCGCCGGATTTGCCGGCCTCTACGCCGTGCACCGATTCCATCGTGACGGGCTGTCGGTGCAGGCGTTCGAAGCGGCCGACGGTGTGGGGGGTGTCTGGTACTGGAACCGCTATCCGGGTGCGCGCTGCGACGTCGAGAGCGTGGACTACTCGTACTCCTTCGACGACGACCTGCAGCAGGACTGGGACTGGAGCGAGAAGTACGCGACCCAGCCCGAAATCCTGTCCTACCTCAACCACGTCGCCGACCGGTTCGACCTGAGACGCCACATCAAGTTCAACACCAAGGTCACCGACATGGTCCTCGACGAGGCCGCGCTGCGATGGAACGTTCACACGGACGCAGGCGACGTGGTGTCCGCCCGGTTCTGCGTGCTGGCCGTCGGTCCACTGTCGAACGCGAACATCCCGGCGATCGAGGGACTGGAGTCGTTCGCCGGCGAGGTGTACCACACCGCGCGCTGGCCGCACGACGGTGTGGATTTCACCGGCAAACGGGTCGGTGTGGTCGGCACCGGATCCTCTGGCATTCAAGCGATTCCGTGCATCGCTGAACAGGCGGCGCAGCTGGTGGTGTTCCAGCGGACCGCGAACTACAGCGTTCCGGCCGGCAACGTATCGCTCGACGACGCCACCCGGCGGGCACAGAAGGCCGGTTACGCCGAGCGTCGGCGCCTGTCGATGGCCAGTGGCGGCGGCTCACCTCATCAACCACATCCCAAGTTGGCGGTCGAGGCCTCCGAGGAGGAACGCCGGGAGGCGTACCAACGACGCTGGGATCTCGGCGGAGTGCTGTTTTCCAAGACCTTCGCCGACCAGATGGTGTCCATCGAGGCCAACGAGACTGCGCGGCTGTTCTGGGAGGAAAAAGTGCGCGCGGTGATCGACGATGCAAAGACCGCCGAGCTGTTGATACCCAACGACCACCCGATTGGCACCAAACGGATCTGCACCGACGACAACTACTACCAGACCTTCAATCGCGACAACGTGAGCCTGGTGAACCTGCGGGCCACGCCGATCGAGCGCATCGACGCGGCAGGCGTGCACACCTGTAATGCCCACTATGAGCTGGACGCGCTGGTCTTCGCGACCGGGTTCGACGCGATGACCGGGTCGGTGGACAAGCTGAACGTCGTCGGCCGGGGCGGCCAGACACTCAAGCAGGCCTGGGCCGCGGGTCCGGTAACCTACCTCGGCCTGGCCGTCCCGGGTTTCCCGAACCTGTTCAACATGACCGGGCCGGGCAGCCCGTCTGTGCTGGCCAACATGGCGCTGCACTCGGAGCTACATGTGAACTGGGTGGCCGACGCGATCGGATACCTGGCCACGCATGACGCGGTCGGGCTCGAGGCGCGCCGCGACGCGGCAGCCGAATGGGGCAGTGAGTGCACCCGACGTGCGGCGGAAACCCTGATGCCGCAAGCGAATTCGTGGTACATGGGCGCCAATATCCCGGGCAAGCCGCGAGTGTTCATGCCCTTTGTCGGGGGTTTCGGGGTGTACGGCCAGATCATCGCCGACGTGGCCGCCGCCGGCTACAAGGGCTTCGAGATCATCGAATGA
- a CDS encoding 2-keto-4-pentenoate hydratase, translating into MVIWSGIQEINMLDVPERVAAARSVAIGGYTAGRDCGRLSTEMFADDGDALNLSGFCDPRIEVELAFVLGDDLPGQDCTELDVLDATEYVVASIELTDSRIHDWRIGIADNASSVRVILGSAPCSPRATNLMNLSAVLYSGYSWREVVVTRGNTGAGVSNPLTAVACLARQVAQSGMRVEAGHIILPGSCTRAVDVAAGDRYRAEFVGVGDVSVEFC; encoded by the coding sequence GTGGTCATATGGTCCGGAATCCAGGAGATCAACATGCTCGACGTTCCCGAACGAGTGGCTGCCGCACGTAGCGTTGCGATCGGCGGTTACACAGCCGGTCGCGACTGCGGCCGCCTGAGCACCGAGATGTTCGCCGACGACGGTGATGCGCTCAATCTCTCGGGGTTTTGCGACCCGCGCATCGAAGTCGAGTTGGCGTTCGTGTTAGGTGACGACCTACCCGGTCAAGACTGCACAGAACTCGACGTGCTCGACGCGACCGAATATGTGGTGGCGTCGATCGAATTGACAGACAGCCGAATCCACGACTGGCGCATCGGCATCGCTGACAACGCGTCGTCGGTGCGGGTAATACTGGGGTCAGCGCCCTGCTCGCCCCGAGCGACGAACCTGATGAACCTGAGCGCCGTACTCTACTCCGGCTACAGCTGGCGCGAGGTTGTGGTCACACGCGGCAATACCGGTGCGGGAGTTAGCAATCCACTGACGGCAGTAGCGTGCCTGGCTCGCCAAGTCGCACAGTCCGGGATGCGGGTCGAAGCCGGCCACATCATCTTGCCCGGATCGTGCACCCGGGCTGTCGACGTTGCCGCCGGTGACCGTTATCGGGCCGAATTCGTCGGTGTAGGCGATGTTTCGGTCGAGTTCTGCTGA